A single window of Acinetobacter wuhouensis DNA harbors:
- a CDS encoding ABC transporter ATP-binding protein, which produces MTDALTLRDLSKTYRNGFQALKGINLTVPEGEFYALLGPNGAGKSTTIGIISSLTRKTSGTVEIFGHNLDTHPSDAKQCLGVVPQEFNFGQFEKTFDILVTQAGYYGIPKKIAEQRAEHYLEKLGLWEKRNTQGRMLSGGMKRRLMIARAMMHEPKLLILDEPTAGVDIELRRSMWDFLTEMNENGTSIILTTHYLEEAEMLCRQIAIIDRGVIKEDTSMKSFLTQLTEESFIFDLEHPIEPLNIEIIGLKFNLVDPLTLEVTMDQAHSLNDLFQLLESQGIRVRSMRNKSNRLEELFVKMVEKNLEGAAQ; this is translated from the coding sequence ATGACTGATGCGCTGACGTTAAGAGATTTATCGAAAACCTATCGCAATGGGTTCCAAGCACTCAAAGGAATCAATTTAACTGTTCCAGAAGGTGAGTTTTATGCACTCTTAGGACCAAACGGTGCGGGTAAATCCACAACAATCGGGATCATCAGTTCACTAACCCGTAAGACATCGGGTACAGTTGAAATTTTTGGGCATAATTTAGATACTCACCCATCCGATGCCAAACAATGCTTAGGTGTCGTTCCACAAGAGTTTAACTTTGGTCAGTTTGAAAAAACTTTTGATATTTTAGTGACCCAAGCGGGTTATTACGGCATTCCGAAAAAGATCGCAGAACAACGTGCAGAACATTATCTAGAAAAATTAGGGCTTTGGGAAAAACGTAATACCCAAGGTCGTATGCTCTCTGGTGGTATGAAACGCCGTTTAATGATTGCTCGTGCCATGATGCATGAACCGAAATTGCTAATTCTCGATGAACCGACTGCGGGTGTCGACATTGAACTACGTCGTTCGATGTGGGACTTCCTCACCGAAATGAATGAGAATGGTACTTCAATCATTCTCACTACACATTATTTAGAAGAAGCTGAAATGTTGTGTCGTCAAATTGCGATCATTGACCGCGGCGTGATTAAAGAAGACACATCAATGAAATCATTCTTGACGCAATTGACCGAAGAATCTTTTATTTTCGATTTAGAACATCCGATTGAACCATTGAATATTGAAATTATTGGTTTGAAATTTAATTTGGTTGATCCTTTAACTTTAGAAGTTACGATGGATCAAGCGCATTCTTTAAATGATTTATTTCAACTTTTAGAATCTCAAGGCATTCGTGTACGCAGTATGCGTAATAAATCGAACCGCTTAGAAGAGCTATTTGTGAAAATGGTTGAGAAAAATCTTGAAGGAGCAGCACAATGA
- a CDS encoding ABC transporter permease has translation MNFTQLRVALYTLVYKEIRRFMRIWPQTLLPPAITMSLYFVIFGNLVGSRIGQMGGFSYMQFIVPGLIMMAVITNSYANVSSSFFSAKFQKSIEELIMSPVPLHMVLCGYVIGGVCRGVLVGAIVTAMSLFFTDLYIHNIFVTIYTVIVTSLLFSLGGFINAVYAKSFDDISIIPTFVLTPLTYLGGVFYSISALSPFWQNLSLVNPIVYMVNAFRFGILGHSDVNVSLSLIIVTLCCGVLYGIAYYLLSRGSGMRE, from the coding sequence ATGAATTTCACCCAACTCCGTGTTGCACTCTACACCCTAGTTTATAAAGAAATTCGCCGCTTTATGCGGATTTGGCCACAAACATTATTACCACCTGCGATCACCATGAGCTTGTACTTTGTGATCTTTGGTAATTTGGTCGGCTCTCGCATTGGACAAATGGGTGGATTTAGCTATATGCAATTCATCGTGCCAGGTTTGATCATGATGGCTGTGATTACCAATAGTTATGCCAACGTATCCTCAAGTTTCTTTAGTGCTAAATTTCAGAAAAGCATCGAAGAATTGATCATGAGCCCTGTGCCTTTGCACATGGTTTTGTGTGGTTATGTGATTGGTGGTGTTTGTCGTGGTGTACTCGTCGGTGCAATCGTGACGGCAATGAGTTTGTTTTTCACTGACCTTTATATACATAATATTTTCGTGACGATATATACCGTCATTGTGACTTCCCTCTTATTCTCTTTGGGCGGATTTATCAATGCGGTTTATGCCAAATCATTTGATGATATTTCGATTATCCCTACATTTGTTTTAACACCACTGACTTATTTAGGTGGTGTATTCTATTCAATTAGTGCTTTAAGCCCATTTTGGCAAAATCTCTCTTTAGTCAACCCGATTGTATATATGGTCAATGCATTCCGTTTCGGGATCTTAGGTCATAGCGATGTCAATGTTTCGTTGTCTTTAATCATCGTGACACTTTGCTGTGGCGTACTTTACGGTATTGCTTACTATTTACTTTCTCGTGGTTCAGGAATGCGTGAATAA
- the queF gene encoding NADPH-dependent 7-cyano-7-deazaguanine reductase QueF (Catalyzes the NADPH-dependent reduction of 7-cyano-7-deazaguanine (preQ0) to 7-aminomethyl-7-deazaguanine (preQ1) in queuosine biosynthesis), with amino-acid sequence MSVELSLLGKDTNYPTTYQPDILFPISRAEAREQYAHVDGIYKGKDWWHVFEISWLNAKGIPQVAIGRIALPATSPNLIESKSLKLYFNSMNFTQFDSQQAFIHTVEKDLSNAAQAPVTLTLFQVDELDIAKPQGICIDDQEPDRLVNHPDASLLALDNQANKSAENVDIQLYSHLLRSNCPVTGQPDWGTVFIRYQGNKPCYRSILAYIISYRQHNGFHEQCVEQIFADIWQNLKPEKLMVYATYTRRGGLDINPYRVSDESWMPSPIRLARQ; translated from the coding sequence ATGTCTGTCGAACTTTCTTTATTAGGTAAAGACACCAATTACCCTACAACTTATCAACCTGACATCCTTTTCCCGATCTCGCGTGCAGAAGCACGTGAGCAATATGCGCATGTCGATGGCATATATAAAGGAAAGGATTGGTGGCATGTTTTCGAAATTTCTTGGTTAAATGCCAAAGGGATTCCACAAGTTGCGATTGGTCGCATTGCGCTACCTGCAACATCGCCAAACTTAATCGAATCAAAATCATTAAAGCTCTACTTTAATAGTATGAACTTTACCCAGTTTGATTCGCAACAAGCTTTTATTCACACCGTTGAAAAAGACTTGTCCAATGCAGCACAAGCGCCTGTGACATTGACGCTATTTCAAGTGGATGAGTTAGACATTGCCAAACCACAAGGCATTTGTATTGATGATCAAGAACCTGACCGCTTAGTCAATCATCCTGATGCAAGTCTTTTAGCATTGGATAATCAGGCGAATAAATCTGCGGAAAACGTTGATATTCAACTATATTCTCACTTGCTTAGAAGTAATTGTCCTGTGACAGGTCAGCCAGATTGGGGCACTGTTTTTATCCGTTATCAAGGCAATAAACCTTGTTATCGGAGCATTTTAGCTTATATTATCTCTTATCGTCAGCATAACGGTTTCCACGAACAATGTGTGGAGCAAATCTTTGCCGATATTTGGCAAAATTTAAAACCTGAAAAGTTGATGGTTTATGCAACGTATACACGTCGTGGTGGTTTAGACATTAACCCTTACCGTGTATCTGATGAATCATGGATGCCAAGCCCAATCCGATTGGCGCGACAATAA